GATTTGGCCTTGCGTAAACATCTAGAGGGTTACGAGATTATCGAACGGCTAAATATCGGAGATATTAAATCAATTGAACATACAAAAAGTATAGGCCAGTGCAACCATGCTGCATTAATCATTAAGAGCACTCCTACTCATTATCACTTCTATGCCCAGATAGACGGTATCGAGACTTTACTTGGTACTGCGCAAACCAAATATCTGTCTTCAGAAATAGCTGGAGGCTTCACAGGTGTTGTTATTGGTTTGTACGCTACGGGAGAAAGCCAAGATTTTAATGCTACTTTCACAAATTTCAGCTGTATTTATTCTTAAGACTCTGAATGAGTTTGTGGGTCTTTTAGGTGTCATGTATTTTTGCTTCTATTTTAGTTTCAAATCTGGTTTCAATTAAAAAAAGTGGCAGTCACGTAGGCAAACCCTAGCCTCGATTGACTGCCACTTGCTATTTAATATCCCATATCCTTTAATATTTTGGATAACGTGCTCAGACGCTCACCGATCATTTCACCGTCATCGCTCAAAGCTTGATTGAACAGCTTAATATCTTCATTAATTCGCTCATTCTCCGTACATACCGACACAGTCATGGCATCTCCTTGCAGGCCGACCCGATCAATGATAGGCTGCTCCGGGTCATATAAATTCTCATATCGATACGCTTCGCGGAAATGTTCTAACGACCGACAAATGAGAATGGACAAATCAAGCACGCGATGAAGAGGTAGTTCCTCGGATTGTCTGGACCATTTTTCACCGGTATATCTCCAAACCTTGGCTGAAATATCGACCTTTCCTCTATCGTTCCATTGGGCCAATCCCAGAGAGAGACCTTTCGCATCCGTGTTCCCTGCCAATCGGCCGTCAACTTGCTCATAATTTTCTGACACAATAACAGGCTTATGTTTTAAAGTTGTAGGAATTTTCATATTTTTTCTTCCTTCCAGTTACTATTTTACTGATCTACTAAATGACGGTTTCATCTTATCTTGGAATTCATCCTTAGTCAATTCGTGGTTTGTTATAGCCTCTGTCCCCGAAGGGCTGTAACTTCTCCAACCATGGCTTTAAGATTTTCTTTCGTTCCCAGCGCATGTCGGTTACCTTATCTATTTCTTTCTGTTCTAGCACATCATAGGTGAACGCATCGGCTCCGAATTCTTTCCAATCCTTCTGCAGCTGGGCATTTGCAAATCTCCCCATATCGAGCTGCATTTGCAGAGTAAGCCACTTATTTTTCAAGTTGGGATAGCTATCAATAAATATTTTGCCGTTGACTTGGTTTTTGATTTGAGCAACACCCATATAAATCTTGATTTGCTTGTATTCCTCAATTAGCTCCTTGCGCTTATTCATATCCATATAAATCGCTCCTTAACGTAGTTTAAATTTCTCTTTCGTTCATATCTCTAAATGGTTTGCTGTTCCTAATCCAAATTCCGAGCTGTAACAACACCCGGGAGAGGATAATTGTTCGTACATAACGATTGGAAAACACTTAACTCCTCGTAACCTTTACTAATTTACTAATTTTATAATTTACTGATTTACTAAATTACTGCTTTATTTTATACAGGATACTGTCGTTCGTCAAGCCGTTTTCAGTTCCGATATTCTACAATCCTTATTTAAAGGTGTTACTTGATTCTCTAAAAAAAAGAGGTGTTTCAAGCCATTATTGGCTTAAAACACCCTAAACGCTGATAAATTCACCCCGTTACATAGGCTTCCCTATCCATTTCCCCTTTAAATCATCTCTTCTCGCAGATCGTGCTCCATGAAGAGGATATTGCGCTTTAATTCCTTCATGCTCTGTCTAGAAATCCGCCCGATCTCAAACATGGATTGGGTGTTGTCTCTCTCCAGCTGAATTCCGACCCGGGCCAGTTTCTGCATTGAAATGTCGAACTCTTTTCTGGCGTTAGTGTCTGATTCGTTTCTGGTCAGATGCAGCAGCATACGTTCATATTGCAGAATCAGCGTGCTGGCAGTTTCTATATCAACCTCACCTTTTGTGAGTAATACATTTAGCTTCTTAATGACATAAGTAATATTTTGAATTTTAAGGCTAGTTAATTCGGCGCGTCTTTCTCGGTTACTTAACCGGACTTGCTGCAGCAACCCAAACATTTCGTCCCAATGCTTAGCGGGGAACAGCTCTTTTTTATACTGTGTATCCCTTGTGTGCATAAACAGAAGTTTGTTAATTCTCTTCAAATGACGATACGCTGTATATGAATTCACTTCTTTCTTTTTAAGCGCATGCAGAGTGTTCTCTCTTTGCCATATCAGGGCAGACAGGGCCAAGGACCGCTGGACATGATCTTGATTTTCATCTTTTTTGAGCGTACGGATCCTGGAAGTATACGTATTGATGAGCTGGGCTGTCGCCAAGTGGTTCTGGTCTGTGGTCAATTCATTTAATCCAGTAACAACATTCCTCAGAATCTCAATTTTCGCCTGAATCTCCTCCTCCTGCTCTGTTTGCCCTTCTTTCCCCAATAAAAGAGGCAATAAGTAGTTGGAGATCAGCAGGGTCCACAAAATAACGCCGGCCGCAAGAAAAATGATCAGATCTCTGGCTGGAAATGCAGTGCCATCATCAAGAAAAAACGGTAGTGATAACGTACTCGCCAGTGTGATCGTTCCCCGGACTCCTGATAGACTAAGTATAAGCGCCTTCTTGAATCTGATCTGCCAAGGACCGTGTGATTTGTTCTTTGTGAAAATATCCATTAAAAGCGCCCAGATGAAGCGCAGCCCGAGTACACCTACAGTCAATAATAGTGTGTACATAATTACTTTGAAATTCCCTATTTCTGCGCTACTCCAAATGGTCTGAATAATATCCGGAAGCTGTGTGCCAAGCAGTAGGAACACCAGACCGTTCAATACAAAGATAATAACCGACCAGGTACTGTTAGATACAACCCTCAGCTTGGCCACTTCAGGATTCATTTTCTTGTATCCGAAAGAATGGGCGATTCCTGCGCTGACGACAGCAAGGATACCGTTGACCCCCAGTTTCTCGGCTGCCATGAAGATCAAAAAAGGAGTCAGGATCTCAATCAGCATGTGGAGCGTGACATCCTCCATTCCTAATCTTCGCAGCCATTTCACTATGCCATATTTTACAAGCGTGAGCAAAAGACCTAGAACCACTCCGCCAAGTGAAATGGAAATAAAACTGAGACCAGCAGATTTGAAGGAGAACACACCGGTGACCATAGCTGCTACCGCAAACTGAAATGAGACCAGACCCGATGCATCATTAATTAAAGATTCTCCTTCGAGAATTTGCATCGTCTGATGGGGGATTTTCAATTTCTGCTCTAATGCACCTACGGCCACGGCATCAGTAGGCGCTAGCGCAGCCGCAAGTGCAAAAGACGCCGCCAACGGGATAACCGGTAGTAGCCAATTCAGAAAATAGCCCATCACAGCTACTGTTATAAATACCAGACCCAGTGCCAACAAAAGGATCGGTTTCTTAAGCTTCCACAGTGCTTCTTTATTCGCATGCCGGCCATCATTGAACAGTAATGGGGCAATGAACAACAGCAAGAATAGCTCTGGATTTAATTTCAGTTCATAGTGCAAGGGCAGCAAAGTAATCATCATCCCCAGCACAATTTGAATAATAGGTACAGAAACCGAAGGGATAAATCGGTTCACTAAATTAGATAAAGAGACTGCCGCCAGCATCAGCAAAATAATTTCAAACAACTCCAAACGAATCCTACCTCCATATCAGCAATCACACTGCTTTTCGAAATAATATGTTTCTCGCAAAATTTAATCTAAACGAAATATAAGATATTTTTTTAAACTGAATGTAAATACACTCATGTTTATTTCAAAGATGATCATATATTTGGCATCGTTGATAACAGCGCAAAGAAATCCAGATCCTGTTTCTACCTGAAGAATAACGCAAAAGACCCTATCGCAAAATTCGTCGAATAGAGTCACGGGTGTTAATTTTTAACTTTACCTGTTGATTAGCTAAACTATGATCTCTATTCCAAATAAACTACCCTTATATGGCTTATCAACAGGCCTATTTTCCCACAAGGATTTATACGGATGATAGTATGATGAACCGCAGAGGACAGGCGAAACTATCGTACTCGCAGCTTGTGCCCCATTGTTAAGCAGACATGTGCCCAACGCTACTCTTCATTTGAAAAGGCAACCAGTCAACGATGTATTATCGGTGACTGGTTGCCTAAACTTGTAAATAGTTTTGTTCATGTCTCGCAAAAATGTAATTCCAGTTCCTAGAGGCTTCTATTTTCTGACGATCACGGTCATTTCTGTACTACGAGTAATCCCGCTACTGTTCACCAGCTCCGCAATAAAGGTATAGGTGCCCGGCGATCTGTCGTTGATTTCAGTCTCAGCATACTGGGCCCCCGGAGTGTGAGAAACCAGATCCTGCGTGTCGATCAGCTCGCCGTTCTCATACAGCCGGTAAGCTGTACCATTGATACCCCACCACAAATTCATCGTGACCTTGAAGCTGCCGTCGCCGTCCCAATTATCATTTGCAAGCTCTGGCTGTCCCGGCTTCGCTTCGCTAACCTTAACAACTAACGGTTCACTGACCGATGTGCCGTACATATTCGTCAGCTCGGCCGTATAGACATAAGTTCCATTTGGTTTGCCAGAAACCGCAATGATCGCCTGCTGTGCGGACGGTGAGACATCCTTTAGTAGCTTCGCCCCAATGAGTACCCCGTCCTCATACAGCTTGAAGGTCGTTCCGTTGTTGCCCCACCAGAGATTCATGGTAATGGTATAATCTCCGTCCATAAGTCCGGTATCATATCCGTTGTCGCTTGACAGCACTGGTACAGCAGGAGCTCCCGCAGCTTGAACAGTTCCTTGCACCGTCACCTGTACTTCCAGTATCGCCTGATTTCCGGCCTCGTCACTGGCGGTAATAAAGATTGAATACAGTCCTGGAATGTCCGGTGTCCAGATAAAAGCCCCTGTTGAGGGATTTAATTCTGCCATTTCCGGTAGATTAAGTGCCGAGAATGTCACAACACCACCTTCTGGGTCATCAGCATACACATCCAGCGTTACGGTCTCTCCTGCATTAACACTGACTGGAGAGACTGGTGCAAAAACCGGTGGCAAATTTATTGTAGAATCTCCAACATAAACAGCAGCAGTTGCAGTCAGCTTGCCAGATACGGTAGTTGCTGTTATTGTTGCCTGGCCATCAGCTAGCGCTTTAACGCGCCCTTTGGCATCGACTGAGACTACCCCACTGTTACTGGTGGACCAAAGCACCGACTTGTTGTCCGCTTCCTTCGGCAGAACGTACGCCTGCAACTTAGCCGTTTCGGACAATCCCAGTTCTAGCAGTGTTGTACTGAGCGTCAAAGAAGTCGGAACAATGCCCTGAGCAACATGAATTACTAAAGTGCCTTCTGTTGTTGTTCCGTTCGGCTGGCGAACGGTTAATCCAATACTCTGAGTGGTATTCGCGTATGAATCGGACGGTGTCCAGCGCAGCGTGCGGTTGGCAAATACAGCGCCTTCCGGCAGCCCGTCTGCCGATACATTAATACCGAAGCCGTCTACAGGTACAAGTGTGTCCGCACGGAACACCATTTCCCGTCCGGTGACTGCTTCCTGTGGAGTTAGCTCAGAAAACTCCACATTCCAGTCTTGGGAGTAGTCGATACTCTTCTCCGCCTCAGCTACTATAATTTTGACAACTTTAGTCACTACATTCTCCTCAAATG
This window of the Paenibacillus sp. FSL R10-2734 genome carries:
- a CDS encoding DUF6530 family protein encodes the protein MKIPTTLKHKPVIVSENYEQVDGRLAGNTDAKGLSLGLAQWNDRGKVDISAKVWRYTGEKWSRQSEELPLHRVLDLSILICRSLEHFREAYRYENLYDPEQPIIDRVGLQGDAMTVSVCTENERINEDIKLFNQALSDDGEMIGERLSTLSKILKDMGY
- a CDS encoding GIY-YIG nuclease family protein, encoding MDMNKRKELIEEYKQIKIYMGVAQIKNQVNGKIFIDSYPNLKNKWLTLQMQLDMGRFANAQLQKDWKEFGADAFTYDVLEQKEIDKVTDMRWERKKILKPWLEKLQPFGDRGYNKPRID
- a CDS encoding Na+/H+ antiporter encodes the protein MELFEIILLMLAAVSLSNLVNRFIPSVSVPIIQIVLGMMITLLPLHYELKLNPELFLLLFIAPLLFNDGRHANKEALWKLKKPILLLALGLVFITVAVMGYFLNWLLPVIPLAASFALAAALAPTDAVAVGALEQKLKIPHQTMQILEGESLINDASGLVSFQFAVAAMVTGVFSFKSAGLSFISISLGGVVLGLLLTLVKYGIVKWLRRLGMEDVTLHMLIEILTPFLIFMAAEKLGVNGILAVVSAGIAHSFGYKKMNPEVAKLRVVSNSTWSVIIFVLNGLVFLLLGTQLPDIIQTIWSSAEIGNFKVIMYTLLLTVGVLGLRFIWALLMDIFTKNKSHGPWQIRFKKALILSLSGVRGTITLASTLSLPFFLDDGTAFPARDLIIFLAAGVILWTLLISNYLLPLLLGKEGQTEQEEEIQAKIEILRNVVTGLNELTTDQNHLATAQLINTYTSRIRTLKKDENQDHVQRSLALSALIWQRENTLHALKKKEVNSYTAYRHLKRINKLLFMHTRDTQYKKELFPAKHWDEMFGLLQQVRLSNRERRAELTSLKIQNITYVIKKLNVLLTKGEVDIETASTLILQYERMLLHLTRNESDTNARKEFDISMQKLARVGIQLERDNTQSMFEIGRISRQSMKELKRNILFMEHDLREEMI